One Glaciihabitans arcticus DNA window includes the following coding sequences:
- the recO gene encoding DNA repair protein RecO: MPLYRDEAVVLRTHKLGEADRIVTMLSRSHGKIRAVAKGVRRTGSKFGARLEPFMVADVQLYEGRSLDIVTQAESLGSYGSEITSDYGKYTAASVMLETADKITDDDGSLQQYLLLVGALRSLARGEHDSSVTLDSYLLRALSIAGWAPSFIDCAVTGAPGPHTVFVPQLGGVVADAVAPPGSPRLELATLSLLGSLLTGEWDAVEASEERHRSQASGVVAAYTQFHLERTLRSLQHVERSA, from the coding sequence ATGCCCCTCTATCGTGACGAAGCAGTTGTGCTGCGCACCCACAAGCTGGGTGAGGCCGACCGCATAGTCACGATGCTCTCGCGCAGTCACGGCAAGATCCGGGCCGTCGCGAAGGGTGTGCGGCGCACCGGGTCGAAGTTCGGCGCGCGGCTGGAGCCGTTCATGGTGGCCGACGTGCAGCTCTACGAGGGCCGCAGCCTCGACATCGTGACCCAGGCCGAGTCGTTGGGCTCCTACGGATCCGAGATCACGAGCGACTACGGCAAGTACACGGCCGCGAGTGTCATGCTCGAGACGGCCGACAAGATCACCGACGACGACGGGTCCCTGCAGCAGTACCTCCTGCTGGTCGGTGCCCTGCGTTCACTGGCCCGCGGCGAGCACGACTCGAGCGTGACACTCGACTCCTACCTGCTTCGCGCGCTGTCGATTGCGGGATGGGCACCCAGCTTCATCGACTGTGCTGTCACCGGGGCCCCCGGCCCCCACACGGTCTTCGTGCCGCAACTCGGGGGCGTGGTGGCGGATGCCGTGGCTCCCCCCGGGTCGCCCCGACTCGAGCTCGCGACACTCAGCCTGCTCGGCTCGCTGCTCACCGGTGAGTGGGATGCCGTCGAGGCGTCCGAGGAACGCCATCGCAGCCAGGCCAGCGGTGTCGTCGCGGCGTACACGCAGTTCCACCTCGAGCGCACGCTGCGCTCCCTGCAGCACGTGGAGCGCTCCGCGTGA
- the leuA gene encoding 2-isopropylmalate synthase translates to MKNTQSASAMPIHKYRPYHEQLSVELPDRTWPSKRITEAPRWCAVDLRDGNQALIDPMSPERKRIMFDLLVKMGYKEIEVGFPSASQTDFDFVRSLIEENLIPDDVTIQVLTQARETLINRTYESIAGAKRAIVHLYNSTSILQRDVVFRTDKQGIIDIALEGARLCKVAEATVPEVDVHYEYSPESYTGTELDFAVDICNRVVDALDGTPERPVIINLPATVEMATPNVYADSIEWMSRNFARRDSIILSLHPHNDRGTAIAAAELGYMAGADRIEGCLFGNGERTGNVDLVALGINLFTQGIDPQIDFSDLDEIKRTAEYCNQLKVPERSPWAGDLVYTAFSGSHQDAIKKGFEAMEAEAAAKGVTVDDLEWGVPYLPVDPKDLGRSYEAVIRVNSQSGKGGVAYLLKTDHALDLPRKLQIEFSGVVQAKTDAEGGEVTSAAIWDIFQDEYLPAPSDRPEDKWGRFELTRTRTASDLAGEVALQIDLRVGEEHTSAEATGNGPIAAFLNIMAEQGIDVKLYDYVEHALSAGGDALAAAYVELNVNGTRLWGVGIDADISTASLKAVVSAVNRAVRSTSDDRELASV, encoded by the coding sequence ATGAAGAACACCCAGTCGGCTTCTGCAATGCCGATCCATAAGTACCGTCCGTACCACGAGCAGCTGTCCGTCGAGTTGCCCGACCGCACCTGGCCGTCGAAGCGCATCACCGAGGCGCCCCGCTGGTGTGCGGTCGACCTGCGCGACGGCAACCAGGCCCTCATCGACCCGATGAGCCCCGAGCGCAAGCGCATCATGTTCGACCTGCTCGTGAAGATGGGCTACAAGGAGATCGAGGTCGGCTTCCCGTCCGCGAGCCAGACCGACTTCGACTTCGTGCGCAGCCTGATCGAGGAGAACCTCATCCCGGATGACGTCACCATCCAGGTGCTCACCCAGGCCCGCGAGACGCTCATCAACCGCACCTACGAGTCCATCGCCGGCGCCAAGCGTGCGATCGTGCACCTCTACAACTCGACCAGCATCCTGCAGCGGGATGTCGTCTTCCGCACCGACAAGCAGGGGATCATCGATATCGCGCTCGAGGGCGCACGGCTGTGCAAGGTCGCCGAGGCCACTGTTCCCGAGGTCGACGTGCACTACGAGTATTCGCCCGAGAGCTACACGGGAACGGAGCTCGACTTCGCCGTCGACATCTGCAACCGTGTGGTCGACGCGCTCGACGGCACCCCCGAGCGCCCGGTCATTATCAACCTGCCCGCGACCGTGGAGATGGCGACACCCAACGTCTACGCGGACTCCATCGAATGGATGTCGCGCAACTTCGCCCGCCGCGACAGCATCATCCTCTCGCTGCACCCGCACAACGACCGCGGCACGGCGATCGCCGCCGCCGAGCTCGGTTACATGGCCGGCGCGGACCGCATCGAGGGCTGCCTCTTCGGCAACGGGGAGCGCACCGGCAATGTCGACCTCGTCGCCCTCGGTATCAACCTGTTCACGCAGGGCATCGACCCGCAGATCGACTTCAGCGACCTCGACGAGATCAAGCGCACCGCGGAGTACTGCAACCAGCTGAAGGTTCCGGAGCGCAGCCCGTGGGCCGGCGACCTCGTCTACACCGCGTTCAGCGGATCCCACCAGGACGCCATCAAGAAGGGCTTCGAGGCCATGGAGGCCGAAGCCGCAGCCAAGGGCGTGACCGTCGACGACCTCGAGTGGGGCGTGCCCTACCTGCCGGTCGACCCGAAGGACCTCGGACGAAGCTACGAGGCCGTCATCCGGGTCAATTCGCAGTCGGGCAAGGGCGGCGTCGCGTACCTGCTCAAGACCGACCACGCCCTGGACCTGCCGCGCAAACTGCAGATCGAGTTCAGCGGTGTTGTGCAGGCCAAGACCGATGCCGAGGGTGGCGAGGTGACGAGCGCCGCGATCTGGGACATCTTCCAGGACGAGTACCTGCCCGCACCGTCCGACCGCCCCGAGGACAAGTGGGGCCGCTTCGAGCTCACCCGCACCCGCACGGCGAGCGACCTGGCCGGCGAGGTGGCGCTGCAGATCGACCTTCGAGTCGGGGAGGAGCACACCTCCGCGGAGGCGACCGGCAACGGTCCCATCGCCGCATTCCTCAACATCATGGCCGAGCAGGGCATCGACGTGAAGCTGTACGACTATGTGGAGCACGCGCTCAGCGCCGGTGGCGACGCCCTCGCAGCGGCCTACGTCGAGCTCAACGTCAACGGAACCCGACTCTGGGGCGTCGGCATCGACGCCGACATCTCGACGGCATCGCTCAAGGCCGTCGTCTCGGCGGTCAACCGCGCGGTGCGCTCCACGTCCGACGACCGCGAGCTCGCCTCGGTCTGA
- a CDS encoding trimeric intracellular cation channel family protein gives MTPTLFVIPLWADLLAVGIGALQGALFAAQFRDRRLDLLGVAIIGIATGFGGGLLRDILLGELPAALQSNWYLPVATLAALLGMLLQRVLTRLSALITVLDALTIGLFGAIGTTKALAMGVPPVPAVFVGALSAVGGSILRDLLLTLPIAIMQVGSLYAIAALAGAGTLVGLAALGVNVLVAAVVCVVVTFGVRVLAVLFKWSLPEQRHIQRIPTLRRRAR, from the coding sequence GTGACTCCCACCCTGTTCGTGATCCCGCTCTGGGCCGACCTCCTCGCCGTCGGCATCGGCGCGCTGCAGGGGGCGCTGTTCGCGGCGCAGTTCCGTGACCGCCGACTCGACCTGCTCGGTGTAGCGATCATCGGCATCGCGACCGGCTTCGGCGGCGGCCTGCTGCGTGACATCCTGCTCGGCGAGCTGCCCGCCGCCCTGCAGAGCAACTGGTACCTGCCCGTCGCCACCCTTGCCGCCCTGCTCGGGATGCTCCTGCAGCGCGTCCTGACCCGACTGTCGGCGCTGATCACCGTGCTGGACGCGTTGACCATCGGACTGTTCGGGGCCATCGGAACAACGAAAGCCCTCGCGATGGGCGTTCCGCCCGTGCCCGCCGTGTTCGTGGGAGCACTCTCCGCCGTCGGCGGCTCGATCCTGCGCGACCTGCTGCTGACCCTCCCGATCGCGATCATGCAGGTCGGGTCGCTCTATGCGATCGCCGCCCTCGCCGGGGCGGGAACCCTGGTCGGACTCGCGGCGCTCGGCGTGAACGTGCTCGTCGCCGCCGTCGTGTGTGTGGTGGTGACGTTCGGCGTGCGGGTGCTTGCGGTGCTGTTCAAGTGGAGCCTGCCGGAGCAGCGGCACATCCAGCGCATACCGACGCTGCGGCGCCGCGCCCGCTGA
- a CDS encoding ABC transporter ATP-binding protein, with translation MENTSTDPGLVARVESLSKSYGTAGNTVSALSEVSLGIRRGEFTAIMGPSGSGKSTLMHIMAGLDSASSGRVYLGDTDITSLDDSALTILRRRRIGFVFQSFNLVPTLDIEGNILLPFELDGRKPSTQERSWIDQLITSLGLRDRLGHRPHELSGGQQQRVAIARALATRPDLVFADEPTGNLDSRTSREVLTLLATASKEYGQSIAMVTHDPIAASYADRILFLADGRVVDDRARSSAEDISSYMLGMEQRA, from the coding sequence ATGGAAAACACCTCAACCGACCCCGGCCTCGTCGCCCGCGTCGAGTCCCTCAGCAAGTCCTACGGCACCGCCGGCAACACCGTGTCGGCCCTCAGCGAAGTGTCCCTCGGTATCCGCCGCGGCGAGTTCACCGCCATCATGGGGCCGTCCGGTTCGGGCAAGTCCACGCTGATGCACATTATGGCCGGCCTCGATTCGGCCAGCTCCGGTCGCGTCTACCTCGGCGACACCGACATCACCTCGCTCGACGACAGCGCCCTCACCATTCTGCGTCGTCGTCGCATCGGCTTCGTCTTCCAGTCGTTCAACCTCGTTCCCACGCTCGACATCGAGGGCAACATCCTGCTGCCGTTCGAACTCGACGGTCGCAAGCCCTCCACGCAGGAGCGCAGCTGGATCGACCAGCTCATCACCTCCCTCGGCCTGCGCGACAGGCTCGGTCACCGCCCGCACGAACTCTCCGGCGGACAGCAGCAGCGTGTCGCGATCGCCCGTGCCCTCGCCACCCGCCCCGACCTCGTCTTCGCCGACGAGCCCACCGGCAACCTCGACTCCCGCACCAGCCGCGAGGTGCTCACGCTGCTCGCAACGGCGAGCAAAGAGTACGGCCAGAGCATCGCGATGGTGACGCACGACCCCATCGCCGCGTCCTACGCGGACCGCATCCTCTTCCTCGCCGACGGTCGCGTCGTCGATGACCGCGCCCGCTCGAGCGCCGAGGACATCAGCAGCTACATGCTCGGGATGGAGCAGCGCGCATGA
- a CDS encoding SDR family oxidoreductase → MTTGAILVTGGTGTLGRDLVPMLRDRGADVTVLSRRAAPGVRVADLASGAGLADALDGISTVVHLAAGKRQAEEAQRLVSACEAAGIQHLVFISIVGIDAIPYPY, encoded by the coding sequence GTGACGACAGGCGCGATTCTGGTTACCGGGGGCACCGGCACGCTCGGGCGTGACCTCGTGCCCATGCTGCGAGACAGAGGGGCGGATGTCACGGTCCTGAGTCGCCGCGCTGCACCCGGCGTCCGCGTGGCCGACCTCGCGAGCGGCGCGGGCCTCGCGGACGCTCTCGACGGGATCAGCACCGTGGTTCACCTCGCGGCCGGCAAGCGCCAGGCGGAGGAAGCGCAACGGCTCGTGTCCGCGTGCGAGGCGGCGGGCATCCAGCACCTGGTCTTCATCTCGATCGTCGGGATCGACGCGATCCCCTACCCGTACTAG
- the era gene encoding GTPase Era, whose translation MTDEIQFRAGFVSFVGRPNVGKSTLTNALVGEKVAITSSKPQTTRRAIRGIVHKSNGQLVLVDTPGMHRPRTLLGERLNSIVQTTLGDVDVVGLCLPANEKLGPGDRFISEQLDSFPRAKKVAIVTKIDAASRPAVAEQLLAISALRDDWEAIIPISATSNIQLDILTTQLIGLMPVSPALYPSDAVTDEGLEARISELIREAALEGVQDELPHSIAITIDDMIDRDDKDLVEIYANLFVERDSQKGIIIGHQGERLQDVGARARKEIEKLVGKQVFLSMRVKVAKEWQRDARQLGRLGF comes from the coding sequence ATGACCGACGAGATCCAGTTCCGGGCGGGGTTCGTGTCCTTTGTCGGACGCCCCAACGTGGGCAAGTCGACCCTGACGAACGCGCTGGTGGGCGAGAAGGTCGCCATCACGTCGTCCAAGCCGCAGACCACGCGCCGCGCCATCCGGGGCATCGTGCACAAGAGCAACGGGCAGCTCGTTCTCGTCGACACTCCCGGAATGCACCGCCCGCGCACCCTGCTCGGCGAGCGGCTCAACAGTATCGTGCAGACCACCCTCGGTGACGTCGATGTCGTCGGGCTCTGCCTGCCGGCCAACGAGAAGCTCGGACCTGGCGACAGGTTCATCAGCGAGCAGCTCGATTCGTTCCCCCGCGCGAAGAAGGTGGCCATCGTTACGAAGATCGACGCCGCGTCCCGCCCCGCCGTCGCCGAGCAGCTGCTCGCGATCTCGGCGCTGCGCGACGACTGGGAGGCGATCATCCCGATCTCGGCGACCAGCAACATCCAGCTCGACATCCTCACGACGCAGCTCATCGGCCTGATGCCGGTGTCGCCCGCCCTCTACCCCTCAGACGCCGTCACCGACGAAGGACTCGAGGCGCGCATCAGCGAGCTCATCCGCGAGGCGGCGCTCGAGGGTGTGCAGGACGAACTGCCGCACTCGATCGCGATCACCATCGACGACATGATCGATCGCGACGACAAGGACCTCGTCGAGATCTACGCCAACCTCTTCGTCGAGCGCGACAGCCAGAAGGGCATCATCATCGGACACCAGGGCGAGCGCCTGCAGGATGTCGGTGCCCGCGCCCGCAAGGAGATCGAGAAGCTCGTCGGCAAGCAGGTCTTCCTGTCCATGCGGGTCAAGGTCGCCAAGGAGTGGCAGCGGGACGCCCGCCAGCTGGGGCGCCTCGGCTTCTAA
- a CDS encoding sensor histidine kinase → MFRVLRPYQYAVDAFLAVAYLLCSVAVLGSNQSGVGYAGYFVLLGYAAALGVRRINPTLALSMAWFFSLLQMIVGMYPNLYNVATLMVLYTTSAYGGRVIRWVGLASVGLGAFIAAAYLTLGGSGMGVSLTLLGWSDLPLIVLQFAVLFGGLLTALGGPWLLGLLVRAVIRNRESTAARQVAEEVVIVEQERNRIARDMHDVVAHSLAVVVAQADGARYARAANPEAVDESLIAISTTAREALADVRLLLSQLRYSEGDGPQPVLADLDRLLDQMRASGLTISFAETGQSRYLGTGQQLALYRIVQEALTNALRHGQGEKPVTVTFDWAPSSVDVTIENTIEGTVPSVSLGHGLAGMRERAALVGGWLTAEPTGQRFVVTASVPTNQQEIRA, encoded by the coding sequence ATGTTCCGAGTCCTGCGCCCGTACCAGTACGCGGTCGACGCCTTCCTGGCGGTCGCTTACCTGCTCTGCAGCGTCGCGGTGCTCGGCAGCAACCAGTCCGGGGTCGGGTATGCCGGCTACTTCGTGCTGCTCGGCTACGCCGCGGCTCTCGGTGTGCGCCGTATCAATCCCACGCTGGCGCTCTCGATGGCCTGGTTCTTCTCGCTCCTGCAGATGATTGTCGGGATGTACCCCAACCTGTACAACGTCGCGACCCTGATGGTGCTGTACACGACCTCCGCCTACGGCGGCCGGGTGATCCGCTGGGTCGGGCTCGCGTCCGTGGGCCTGGGTGCATTCATTGCCGCCGCCTACCTCACCCTCGGCGGCTCCGGCATGGGAGTGTCCCTCACCCTGCTCGGCTGGAGCGACCTTCCGCTGATCGTGCTGCAGTTCGCCGTGCTCTTCGGAGGCCTGTTGACAGCCCTCGGCGGTCCGTGGCTGCTCGGCCTCCTTGTTCGCGCGGTCATCCGCAACCGGGAGAGCACCGCGGCCCGCCAGGTCGCCGAAGAGGTCGTGATCGTCGAGCAGGAGCGCAACCGCATAGCGCGCGACATGCACGACGTCGTCGCCCACTCGCTCGCCGTCGTCGTCGCCCAGGCCGACGGAGCCCGCTACGCACGCGCCGCCAACCCGGAGGCCGTCGACGAGTCCCTCATCGCCATCTCCACGACGGCTCGCGAGGCCCTCGCCGACGTGCGCCTGCTGCTCAGCCAGCTGCGGTACAGCGAAGGCGACGGCCCGCAGCCGGTACTCGCCGACCTGGACCGGCTGCTCGACCAGATGCGCGCATCCGGACTCACCATCAGCTTCGCCGAGACCGGCCAGAGCCGTTACCTCGGCACCGGACAGCAGCTCGCGCTCTACCGGATCGTGCAGGAGGCGCTCACCAATGCGCTGCGCCACGGGCAGGGCGAGAAGCCCGTCACCGTGACCTTCGACTGGGCGCCGTCGAGCGTCGACGTCACCATCGAGAACACCATCGAGGGCACGGTTCCCTCCGTGAGCCTCGGGCACGGCCTCGCCGGAATGCGCGAACGCGCAGCCCTTGTGGGAGGCTGGCTCACGGCCGAGCCCACGGGCCAGCGTTTTGTCGTCACAGCGTCCGTCCCCACCAACCAGCAGGAGATCAGGGCATGA
- a CDS encoding isoprenyl transferase, producing the protein MSVRKTHKDAVDFKPLDWTGVYPPSFARGAVPEHVAIVMDGNGRWANGRGLTRIEGHKAGEASLLDVVAGAIQVGVKHLSVYAFSTENWKRSPEEVKFLMGFNRDVLHRRRDQLNDWGVRVRWAGRKPRLWTSVIKELQFAEQLTAHNSVLTLTMCVNYGGRQEIVDAVRAALAAGETITEKSIQRHLYTPDLPDVDLFLRSSGEQRMSNFMPWQSAYAEMVFLDTLWPDFTREQLWEAVGVYATRNRRFGGAVDAPTP; encoded by the coding sequence GTGAGCGTGCGTAAGACCCACAAGGACGCCGTCGACTTCAAGCCCCTCGACTGGACCGGTGTCTACCCGCCGTCCTTCGCCCGCGGTGCGGTTCCCGAGCACGTGGCCATCGTCATGGACGGCAACGGACGCTGGGCCAACGGGCGCGGCCTCACACGTATCGAAGGCCACAAGGCGGGGGAGGCGTCGCTGCTCGATGTCGTCGCCGGCGCCATTCAGGTCGGCGTCAAGCATCTCAGCGTGTACGCGTTCTCCACGGAGAACTGGAAGCGATCCCCCGAGGAAGTCAAGTTCCTCATGGGGTTCAACCGGGACGTGCTGCACCGCCGCCGCGACCAGCTCAACGACTGGGGAGTTCGCGTTCGGTGGGCAGGCAGGAAGCCGCGACTGTGGACATCCGTGATCAAGGAACTGCAGTTCGCCGAGCAGCTGACCGCCCACAATTCGGTGTTGACCCTCACGATGTGCGTCAATTACGGCGGACGGCAGGAGATCGTCGACGCCGTGCGCGCCGCATTGGCTGCGGGGGAGACGATCACGGAGAAGTCGATCCAACGGCACCTGTATACGCCCGACCTGCCGGATGTCGACCTGTTCCTGCGATCGTCGGGGGAGCAGCGGATGAGCAACTTCATGCCCTGGCAGAGCGCGTATGCCGAGATGGTGTTCCTTGACACGCTCTGGCCCGACTTCACCCGCGAACAGCTGTGGGAGGCCGTGGGCGTGTACGCGACCCGCAACCGGCGCTTCGGCGGCGCCGTGGATGCGCCGACGCCATGA
- a CDS encoding ABC transporter permease translates to MNGFSLREHAPSILVATLSSAFGVAVLQFFGVLSQLIMADDVTGSSDTVAYLLGFVAWVFIAIAVYTGAVVTSNTFSTIIAGRTRTIALMRLIGSSARAQRAAVAREGLLVGAIGSVIGAVVGSVVTIATVTGGKFLSVIPELDFRYFDWSLLLPVVTVVLTTWAASWVGSRRVLVVSPMQAIGASTEQSREEASASKGRSAAAVALFGTGIAILVLSMLLGLVTPLAVLIGIVGGLLSFTGLVTGAHLVMPPALRLVGRLLGSSASSRLAAENAVRYPERSSRTTIGLVIGVTLVTMFAVALQSYQNMLYAAQANNPTYYAGIDESLLLTVIIFSVLVGFSAVIAAVGMVNNLSLSVLQRTRELGLLRALGFTARQVRSMILAESAQLTLASVLVGLVLGTFYGWAGAQSLLGSINGSPGIVVPGIPLVFLAGVVVLAGILTVSASVGPSRRATRIAPVAALAVQ, encoded by the coding sequence ATGAACGGCTTTAGCCTGCGCGAGCACGCGCCCAGCATCCTCGTCGCGACCCTCAGCAGCGCCTTCGGGGTCGCCGTGCTGCAGTTCTTCGGGGTACTCAGCCAGCTCATCATGGCCGACGATGTCACCGGATCCAGCGACACCGTCGCCTACCTCCTCGGCTTCGTGGCCTGGGTCTTCATCGCGATCGCCGTCTATACCGGCGCCGTCGTCACCTCAAACACCTTCTCGACCATCATCGCCGGGCGCACCCGCACCATCGCGCTCATGCGCCTGATCGGGTCGAGCGCCCGTGCCCAGCGGGCCGCGGTCGCTCGCGAGGGACTGCTCGTGGGTGCCATCGGATCCGTCATCGGCGCGGTGGTCGGCAGCGTCGTGACCATCGCGACGGTCACGGGCGGCAAGTTCCTGAGCGTGATCCCCGAGCTGGACTTCCGCTACTTCGACTGGTCCCTGCTGCTCCCGGTTGTGACAGTGGTGCTCACAACGTGGGCCGCGTCGTGGGTCGGCTCCCGCCGGGTGCTCGTCGTCTCGCCCATGCAGGCGATCGGTGCATCCACCGAGCAGAGTCGCGAAGAGGCTTCCGCGTCGAAGGGGCGCTCGGCTGCGGCTGTGGCCCTGTTCGGAACCGGCATCGCCATCCTCGTTCTCTCGATGCTCCTCGGTCTGGTCACGCCTCTGGCCGTGCTCATCGGGATCGTCGGCGGGCTGCTCTCATTCACCGGACTCGTCACGGGGGCGCACCTCGTGATGCCGCCCGCCCTGCGCCTCGTCGGACGCCTGCTGGGATCGAGCGCCTCATCCAGGCTCGCGGCCGAGAACGCGGTGCGGTACCCCGAGCGCTCCTCGCGCACCACCATCGGGCTCGTCATCGGCGTCACCCTCGTCACCATGTTCGCCGTCGCGCTGCAGAGCTACCAGAACATGCTCTACGCGGCGCAGGCCAACAACCCCACGTACTACGCGGGGATCGACGAGAGCCTGCTGCTGACCGTGATCATCTTCTCGGTGCTCGTGGGGTTCAGCGCAGTGATCGCTGCCGTCGGAATGGTCAACAACCTGTCGCTCAGCGTGCTGCAGCGCACCCGCGAGCTGGGGCTGCTGCGCGCGCTCGGCTTCACCGCCCGGCAGGTGCGGTCGATGATCCTCGCGGAGAGCGCGCAGCTCACGCTCGCGTCAGTGCTCGTCGGGCTTGTACTCGGTACGTTCTACGGGTGGGCCGGGGCGCAGTCCCTGCTCGGCAGCATCAACGGGTCGCCCGGCATCGTGGTGCCCGGCATCCCGCTCGTGTTCCTCGCCGGGGTCGTTGTGCTCGCGGGCATACTCACGGTGAGCGCTTCCGTCGGCCCGTCCCGCCGCGCGACCCGCATCGCGCCGGTCGCCGCCCTGGCGGTGCAGTAG
- a CDS encoding hemolysin family protein, giving the protein MIPVFITVAVLLVLFGGLLAAADSALSVLSRTDLVDIASDSKSKRSLLAISNDVGTHLNAINFMRVVSETTAAVLVSLTFAYSFPDTWWIALLFSALIMTAASFVLVGSSPRSVGRAHSRAIIRFTAPLIRGIRLFLGPIANALVAVGNRVTPGRPKTATFSSEEQLLSMVDEATELEVLEEDDRELIHSIFEFSDTVAREIMIPRTDMVTIDHDATIGTAMGLFLRTGVSRLPVTGENIDEILGVLYLRDVARLHYERPLGAEQITASELARPALFAPESQKADSLLRQMQLDSNHLAMVVDEYGGIAGLVTLEDIIEELVGDISDEYDHDVAEYEDLGNGQYRVSARLPVDELGDLFGIELDDDEVDSVGGLLTKTLGRLPVVGSTATISGLVLRADRTEGRRRRLSTVLVERDQALIDVQASFADGDNQKTSATETSSS; this is encoded by the coding sequence ATGATCCCCGTCTTCATCACCGTCGCAGTGCTGCTTGTGCTCTTCGGTGGGCTGCTCGCCGCCGCGGACTCAGCACTGTCGGTGCTGAGCCGCACGGATCTTGTCGACATCGCGAGCGACAGCAAGTCGAAGCGGTCGCTGCTTGCCATCTCGAACGACGTCGGCACACACCTCAACGCGATCAACTTCATGCGCGTCGTCTCCGAGACGACGGCCGCCGTGCTCGTGTCGCTGACCTTCGCCTACTCGTTTCCCGATACCTGGTGGATCGCGCTGCTGTTCAGCGCCCTCATCATGACCGCCGCGTCATTCGTGCTCGTCGGATCGAGCCCGCGCAGCGTCGGACGCGCGCACTCGCGTGCCATCATCCGTTTCACGGCGCCGCTCATCCGCGGCATCCGGCTGTTCCTCGGCCCCATCGCCAACGCCCTCGTCGCCGTCGGCAACCGGGTCACGCCCGGTCGCCCCAAGACGGCGACGTTCTCCAGTGAGGAGCAGTTGCTGAGCATGGTGGATGAGGCCACCGAGCTCGAGGTGCTCGAGGAGGACGACCGCGAGCTCATCCACTCGATCTTCGAGTTCAGCGACACCGTTGCGCGCGAGATCATGATCCCGCGCACCGACATGGTGACTATCGACCACGACGCGACGATCGGCACGGCCATGGGCCTGTTCCTGCGCACCGGAGTGTCGCGCCTGCCGGTGACCGGCGAGAACATCGACGAGATCCTCGGTGTGCTGTACCTGCGCGACGTCGCCCGTCTGCACTACGAGCGCCCGCTCGGCGCCGAGCAGATCACCGCCTCCGAGCTGGCCCGCCCCGCGTTGTTCGCGCCCGAGTCGCAGAAGGCCGACAGCCTGCTGCGCCAGATGCAGCTCGACTCGAACCACCTCGCCATGGTGGTGGATGAGTACGGCGGCATCGCCGGCCTCGTCACGCTCGAGGACATCATCGAAGAGCTCGTCGGCGACATCTCCGACGAGTACGACCACGATGTCGCCGAATACGAGGATCTCGGAAACGGCCAGTACCGCGTGAGCGCCCGGCTGCCGGTGGACGAACTGGGCGACCTGTTCGGCATCGAGCTCGACGACGACGAGGTCGACTCGGTCGGCGGCCTGCTCACCAAGACCCTCGGCCGCCTGCCCGTCGTCGGCTCGACCGCCACCATCTCCGGCCTCGTGCTGCGCGCCGACCGCACGGAGGGGCGCCGCCGGCGACTCAGCACCGTGCTCGTCGAGCGCGACCAGGCTCTCATCGACGTGCAGGCATCCTTCGCCGACGGCGATAACCAGAAGACTTCCGCAACAGAAACGAGCAGCTCATGA
- a CDS encoding response regulator: MSTPIRVGLVDDQALFRAGIRMLVSSQPDLEFVGEAGNGVEGIAMAAEHRPDVILMDIRMPVMDGIESTRAILAAAEARGGKAPRIVVLTTFDLDEAATRAIRGGASGFLLKDADPEFLLSAIRTVHSGTAVIAAAATRELFEHFDSQQGAGTEPEAFTHLTSREREIFLLAARGLSNAEIAGNEFLSEATVKTHISRVLGKLGLRDRVQLVVYAYENRLTD, encoded by the coding sequence ATGAGCACTCCCATCCGCGTCGGCCTCGTCGATGACCAGGCGCTGTTCCGTGCGGGCATCCGAATGCTCGTCTCCTCCCAGCCCGACCTCGAGTTCGTCGGGGAGGCAGGAAACGGTGTCGAGGGCATCGCGATGGCGGCCGAGCACCGGCCCGACGTCATCCTCATGGATATTCGCATGCCCGTGATGGACGGCATCGAGTCCACGCGGGCTATCCTCGCAGCTGCCGAAGCGCGCGGCGGAAAGGCTCCGCGCATCGTTGTGCTCACCACCTTCGACCTCGACGAGGCGGCCACGCGAGCGATCCGCGGGGGAGCGAGCGGCTTCCTGCTCAAGGACGCCGACCCCGAGTTCCTGCTCTCCGCGATCCGCACGGTGCACTCCGGCACCGCGGTCATCGCCGCGGCGGCGACGCGCGAGCTGTTCGAGCACTTCGACTCGCAGCAGGGCGCCGGCACCGAGCCCGAGGCGTTCACCCACCTGACCTCGCGCGAGCGCGAGATCTTCCTCCTCGCAGCGCGCGGCCTCAGCAACGCGGAGATCGCCGGGAACGAGTTCCTGAGCGAGGCGACCGTCAAGACCCACATCAGCCGTGTGCTCGGAAAACTCGGCCTGCGCGACCGCGTGCAGCTGGTCGTCTACGCCTACGAGAACCGCCTGACCGACTGA